Proteins encoded by one window of uncultured Celeribacter sp.:
- a CDS encoding ClpXP protease specificity-enhancing factor SspB: MAKTIDYGNLMHDAMRGLIRKVLDGVAKDGLPGEHHFFITFDTMHPDVELADWLSDRYPEEMTIVIQHWFDNLEVSDDGFAITLNFGDSPEPLYIPYDAIRTFVDPSVEFGLRFETQEYDVEEMDEDEIPHDAEVTSFEPKDEPEKSDGPKEAEIVSLDKFRK; encoded by the coding sequence ATGGCCAAAACCATTGATTATGGCAATCTCATGCACGACGCCATGCGCGGTCTGATCCGCAAGGTACTCGATGGCGTGGCCAAGGACGGTCTGCCGGGGGAACATCATTTCTTTATCACCTTCGACACGATGCACCCGGATGTGGAGCTGGCCGACTGGCTGTCGGATCGCTACCCCGAGGAAATGACCATTGTCATCCAGCATTGGTTCGACAATCTCGAGGTCTCCGACGACGGCTTTGCCATCACGCTGAATTTCGGCGACAGCCCCGAGCCTCTGTACATCCCCTATGACGCGATCCGCACCTTCGTGGACCCCTCCGTCGAATTCGGCCTGCGGTTTGAGACCCAGGAATACGATGTCGAGGAAATGGACGAGGACGAGATCCCGCATGACGCCGAGGTGACCTCTTTCGAACCGAAAGACGAGCCGGAGAAAAGCGACGGGCCGAAAGAGGCGGAGATTGTCTCGCTGGACAAGTTCCGCAAGTAA
- a CDS encoding methyltransferase type 12: MPRDFAVFLSEMIRNPDEVRAIAPSSSATARLMTRGVEDVSGPIVEIGAGTGAFTREILARGVDPSRLTLLELNPRFCVELCEKFPGVHVINRPAEDIRDIGLRNIGAVISGVPVLAKPALQRAVVGRAFEVMAEGAFFTQITYANSSPITPEMQGELGLVSEKRGTIWANLPPARVFEYRRRVS, translated from the coding sequence ATGCCGCGCGATTTTGCCGTTTTCCTCTCAGAGATGATCCGCAATCCCGACGAGGTCCGCGCCATCGCGCCCTCCTCCTCCGCAACGGCACGGCTCATGACCCGCGGTGTCGAGGATGTGTCCGGCCCCATCGTCGAGATCGGTGCGGGCACAGGCGCTTTTACCCGCGAAATCCTTGCGCGTGGTGTCGATCCTTCGCGGCTGACACTCCTCGAACTGAACCCACGCTTTTGCGTCGAGCTTTGCGAGAAATTCCCCGGAGTCCATGTCATCAACCGGCCTGCCGAAGACATCCGCGACATCGGTTTGCGCAACATCGGCGCCGTGATTTCCGGCGTGCCCGTGCTGGCCAAACCCGCGCTGCAACGCGCTGTCGTGGGCCGCGCCTTTGAGGTCATGGCAGAGGGCGCGTTTTTCACCCAGATCACCTATGCCAACTCCTCCCCGATCACGCCGGAGATGCAGGGCGAGCTTGGCCTTGTGTCTGAGAAACGTGGCACGATCTGGGCCAACCTGCCGCCCGCGCGCGTCTTCGAATACCGGCGTCGCGTCAGTTGA
- the fumC gene encoding class II fumarate hydratase: MTTRTETDSFGPLEVPSDKYWGAQTQRSIMNFPIGWERQPVPIIRALGVVKKACAMENMAQGKLAKELGDAIVAAATEVIEGKFDDNFPLVVWQTGSGTQSNMNANEVISNRAIEMLGGTMGSKDPVHPNDHCNMGQSSNDTFPTAMHVGIAMQARDVLLPGLEKLAAALEEKAEKFKDIIKIGRTHTQDATPLTLGQEFSGYAHQVRMGIKRVEMCLPAIYELAQGGTAVGTGLNTKKGWAEAVAKNMAEITGLPFVTAPNKFEALAAHDAMVMFSGALKTVAASLFKVANDLRLLGSGPRCGLGELILPENEPGSSIMPGKVNPTQAEALTMVCAHVMGNDAAVGFAGSQGHFELNVYNPMMSYNVLQSMQLLGDSASAFTDNMVAGIEANEPRIEKLLHESLMLVTALAPTIGYDNATKVAKTAHKNGTTLKEEAIKLGFVDEETFDRVVRPEQMIGPKD, from the coding sequence ATGACCACCCGTACCGAAACCGACAGCTTTGGCCCGCTCGAAGTTCCTTCCGACAAATATTGGGGCGCACAGACCCAGCGCTCGATCATGAATTTCCCCATCGGGTGGGAACGTCAGCCGGTGCCGATCATCCGCGCTCTGGGCGTGGTGAAAAAGGCCTGTGCGATGGAAAACATGGCGCAGGGCAAGTTGGCGAAAGAGCTGGGCGACGCCATCGTCGCCGCCGCCACCGAGGTGATCGAGGGCAAATTCGACGACAACTTCCCGCTCGTCGTCTGGCAGACCGGCTCCGGCACCCAGTCCAACATGAACGCCAACGAGGTGATCTCGAACCGCGCGATCGAAATGCTGGGCGGCACGATGGGCTCGAAAGACCCTGTGCACCCGAACGATCACTGCAACATGGGGCAAAGCTCGAACGACACCTTCCCGACCGCCATGCACGTCGGCATCGCGATGCAGGCGCGTGACGTCTTGCTGCCTGGTCTCGAAAAACTCGCCGCAGCGCTCGAAGAAAAAGCCGAGAAATTCAAAGACATCATCAAGATCGGCCGCACCCACACCCAGGACGCGACGCCGCTGACGCTGGGTCAGGAATTCTCCGGCTACGCGCATCAGGTCCGCATGGGCATCAAACGCGTCGAGATGTGCCTGCCCGCAATCTACGAATTGGCACAGGGCGGCACGGCTGTCGGCACCGGGCTCAACACGAAAAAGGGCTGGGCGGAAGCCGTTGCCAAAAACATGGCCGAGATCACCGGTCTTCCGTTTGTGACCGCGCCGAATAAATTCGAAGCCTTGGCCGCGCATGACGCCATGGTGATGTTCTCCGGCGCGTTGAAAACCGTCGCGGCCTCGCTGTTCAAAGTCGCCAACGACCTGCGTCTTCTGGGCTCCGGCCCGCGTTGCGGTCTGGGCGAGCTGATCCTGCCGGAAAACGAACCGGGCTCTTCGATCATGCCGGGCAAAGTGAACCCGACCCAGGCCGAAGCGCTGACCATGGTCTGCGCTCACGTCATGGGCAACGACGCCGCCGTCGGGTTTGCCGGTTCGCAAGGCCACTTCGAGTTGAACGTTTACAACCCGATGATGTCCTACAACGTGCTCCAGTCGATGCAATTGCTGGGCGACAGCGCCTCCGCCTTCACCGACAACATGGTGGCGGGCATCGAAGCCAACGAGCCGCGTATCGAGAAGCTCCTGCACGAAAGCCTCATGCTGGTGACCGCTCTCGCGCCGACCATCGGCTACGACAACGCCACCAAAGTCGCGAAGACCGCGCACAAAAACGGCACGACCCTCAAGGAAGAGGCGATCAAGCTGGGCTTTGTGGACGAAGAAACCTTCGACCGCGTGGTGCGCCCGGAGCAGATGATCGGCCCGAAGGACTGA
- a CDS encoding DUF4169 family protein → MSTDNITNLNQFRKQKARADKRAEGDQNAVKFGRTKAQKALEEAQKAKAKSELDAHKRDDT, encoded by the coding sequence ATGAGCACCGATAACATCACCAATCTGAACCAGTTTCGCAAACAGAAAGCCCGCGCGGACAAACGCGCCGAGGGCGATCAGAACGCCGTGAAATTCGGACGCACCAAGGCGCAAAAAGCCCTCGAAGAGGCGCAGAAGGCCAAGGCGAAATCGGAATTGGACGCGCATAAGCGAGACGACACATGA
- a CDS encoding ribbon-helix-helix domain-containing protein — translation MMGRPVKRSLTLHGHRTSVSLEEPFWRAFRGIAKERDIPVNVLAAEIDELRGVDSGLASAIRVYVLDYTQKKAQLGD, via the coding sequence TTGATGGGCCGCCCAGTGAAACGCTCGTTGACACTCCACGGCCACCGCACCTCTGTATCACTCGAAGAACCGTTCTGGCGCGCCTTTCGCGGCATCGCGAAGGAACGCGACATTCCGGTCAATGTGTTGGCCGCCGAAATTGACGAGCTGCGCGGTGTGGACAGCGGGTTGGCCTCCGCCATCCGGGTTTATGTGCTAGATTACACTCAGAAAAAAGCCCAACTCGGCGATTGA
- a CDS encoding squalene/phytoene synthase family protein produces the protein MSVQACAEIVQKGDEDRFRATMAAPLAAREVLFPIHAFCLEVAKAPWVTQEAMIAEMRLQFWRDVLQEKIDGKAPRAHEVAGPLAAVLDTASAQALDATVTARQWDIYRDPHEDAAALRTYLHNSYAIPMHLSARLLGAPETATKALNALGYAGGLARYLMAIPGLQSAGRIPLVDGRPEAVSELAKEALEQGRWGAQQLGKLPKTARAPMIDAVMHLPVLKQAAKDPDAVLDGRLGQGPARKALRLAVASQSPSWAFF, from the coding sequence ATGTCGGTTCAGGCCTGTGCAGAGATCGTCCAAAAGGGCGACGAAGACCGGTTCCGCGCCACCATGGCCGCGCCTTTGGCGGCGCGCGAGGTGTTGTTCCCGATCCATGCCTTTTGCCTTGAGGTCGCAAAGGCGCCTTGGGTCACGCAAGAAGCGATGATCGCGGAGATGCGGTTGCAGTTCTGGCGCGATGTTTTGCAGGAGAAAATCGACGGCAAGGCGCCGCGCGCTCATGAGGTGGCGGGACCGCTGGCGGCGGTTTTGGATACGGCGTCTGCGCAGGCTTTGGATGCCACGGTCACCGCGCGGCAATGGGACATTTATCGCGACCCGCATGAGGATGCGGCGGCGCTCAGAACCTATCTGCACAACAGCTACGCCATCCCGATGCATCTTTCTGCACGGCTTTTGGGGGCGCCTGAGACGGCGACCAAAGCACTCAACGCTCTGGGCTACGCAGGTGGGCTGGCGCGCTATCTGATGGCCATTCCGGGGTTGCAATCGGCGGGGCGGATTCCGCTCGTTGATGGGCGTCCTGAGGCAGTCTCAGAGCTTGCGAAAGAGGCTTTGGAACAGGGTCGTTGGGGCGCGCAGCAGTTGGGCAAATTGCCGAAAACCGCCCGTGCGCCGATGATTGACGCGGTGATGCATTTGCCGGTTTTGAAACAGGCGGCCAAAGACCCGGATGCGGTTCTGGACGGACGTCTGGGGCAGGGGCCGGCCCGCAAAGCCCTGCGTCTGGCTGTGGCGTCTCAATCGCCGAGTTGGGCTTTTTTCTGA
- the cimA gene encoding citramalate synthase has product MSDRLYLYDTTLRDGQQTQGVQFSTEEKHLIADALDHLGLDYIEGGWPGANPTDSEFFADAPKTKARFTAFGMTKRAGRSAENDEVLAGVLNAGTDSVCLVGKTHDFHVTTALGITLEENIENIEKSIAHLVAQGREALFDAEHFFDGYKANPDYAIACCQAAYKAGARWIVLCDTNGGALPGEVYQITLKVIEAGIPGTHLGIHTHDDTGNAVANSLAAVNAGARQVQGTLNGLGERCGNANLTTLIPTFLLKEPYKSTLDTGVSEDALKSLVKTSRMLDDILNRVPLRSAPYVGASAFAHKAGLHASAILKDPTTYEHIPPETVGNARIVPMSNQAGQSNLRSRLADMGLEVSEKADLGRILDRIKQRESEGYSYDTAQASFELEARCELGLMPAFFEVERYRATVERRRDAKGREVHLSEVTVVVNIGGERHLSVSEGIMADGSDGGPVNALSKALVKDLGPYSDMITDMELVDFKVRITNGGTEARTRVIIDFEDGLGRRWSTVGVSSNIIDASFEALLDAVLWKLLRDGAQALGAE; this is encoded by the coding sequence ATGTCTGACCGCCTCTATCTCTACGACACTACACTCCGCGACGGCCAGCAAACCCAAGGCGTGCAATTCTCCACCGAGGAAAAGCACCTGATCGCCGATGCGCTCGACCATCTTGGCCTCGATTACATTGAGGGCGGCTGGCCCGGCGCCAACCCGACCGACAGCGAATTCTTCGCCGATGCGCCCAAGACCAAAGCCCGTTTCACCGCCTTCGGCATGACCAAACGCGCCGGGCGCTCCGCCGAGAATGACGAGGTGCTCGCGGGCGTGTTGAACGCGGGCACGGACTCCGTTTGTCTCGTCGGCAAGACCCATGATTTCCACGTCACCACGGCGCTCGGCATCACGCTTGAGGAAAACATCGAGAACATCGAAAAATCTATCGCCCATCTGGTGGCGCAAGGCCGCGAGGCGCTGTTCGACGCCGAGCATTTCTTTGACGGCTACAAGGCCAACCCGGACTACGCGATCGCCTGTTGTCAGGCCGCGTATAAGGCGGGTGCGCGCTGGATCGTGCTTTGCGACACCAACGGCGGTGCGCTGCCAGGTGAGGTTTATCAGATCACGCTCAAAGTCATCGAGGCGGGCATTCCGGGAACGCATCTGGGCATTCACACCCATGACGACACCGGCAATGCGGTCGCCAATTCGCTGGCTGCCGTCAATGCGGGTGCGCGGCAGGTGCAGGGGACATTGAACGGCCTTGGAGAGCGCTGCGGCAATGCCAATCTGACGACGCTGATCCCGACATTCCTGTTGAAAGAGCCGTATAAATCGACGCTCGACACAGGCGTCTCCGAAGACGCCCTGAAAAGCCTGGTCAAAACCTCGCGCATGCTCGACGATATCCTGAACCGCGTGCCGTTGCGCTCTGCGCCTTATGTCGGCGCCTCGGCTTTCGCGCATAAGGCGGGGCTCCATGCCTCCGCCATTCTCAAGGACCCGACAACCTACGAACACATCCCGCCCGAGACCGTCGGCAATGCCCGCATCGTGCCGATGTCCAATCAGGCAGGGCAGTCGAACCTGCGCTCGCGTCTGGCGGATATGGGGCTGGAAGTCTCGGAGAAGGCCGACCTTGGCCGCATCCTTGATCGCATCAAACAGCGCGAGAGCGAGGGCTATTCCTACGACACCGCGCAGGCGTCCTTTGAACTCGAAGCGCGCTGCGAGCTGGGCCTCATGCCCGCGTTTTTCGAGGTCGAGCGCTACCGCGCCACGGTCGAACGCCGCCGCGATGCCAAGGGCCGCGAGGTCCACCTTTCCGAGGTCACGGTGGTGGTCAACATCGGCGGCGAGCGGCATCTGTCTGTGTCCGAAGGCATCATGGCCGACGGCAGCGATGGCGGGCCAGTGAACGCGCTTTCGAAAGCTTTGGTGAAAGATCTCGGACCCTATTCCGACATGATCACCGACATGGAACTCGTTGATTTTAAAGTCAGGATCACCAATGGCGGCACCGAGGCGCGCACCCGCGTCATCATCGACTTTGAGGACGGCCTTGGCCGTCGCTGGTCGACCGTGGGCGTGTCGTCCAACATCATAGACGCGTCTTTCGAGGCGCTTCTGGATGCGGTTCTGTGGAAACTTCTGCGCGACGGGGCGCAGGCTTTAGGGGCTGAATAA
- the cysS gene encoding cysteine--tRNA ligase, with translation MTTIKLTNSKTRKKEIFEPIDPKNVRMYVCGPTVYDRAHIGNARPVIVFDVLYRLLRHVYGADHVTYVRNFTDVDDKINARAAESGRSIREITDETTKWYLDDMRAVGAMDPDQMPRATEFIGAMITMIEGLVESGHAYAAEGHVLFSVESYKDYGKLSGRSIDDMIAGARVEVAPYKRNPMDFVLWKPSSDDLPGWDSPWGRGRPGWHIECSAMSYELLGETFDIHGGGNDLMFPHHENEIAQSCCAHPQGGFARYWLHNEMLQVEGKKMSKSLGNFFTVRDLLDGHDGMPGVPGEVIRFVFLSTHYRKPMDWTAEKAEQAKATLKKWRKMTHRVAASEPAPEVVTALADDLNTAGAISVLHGIDDPAVLLASANLLGLLTPELGGWEETGVDLTAYADHLSSLRQTAMETKDFSAVDAMKTALLDAGVEVRMSKTGVELEPGPNLDAAKLEGLLS, from the coding sequence ATGACCACGATCAAGCTCACCAATTCGAAAACCCGCAAGAAAGAGATTTTCGAGCCGATCGACCCCAAAAACGTGCGGATGTATGTCTGTGGCCCGACGGTTTACGACCGCGCCCATATCGGCAACGCGCGGCCTGTGATCGTGTTCGATGTGCTCTACCGGCTGTTGCGCCATGTTTACGGGGCGGATCACGTCACCTATGTGCGCAATTTCACCGACGTGGATGACAAGATCAACGCGCGGGCGGCGGAAAGCGGGCGCTCGATCCGCGAGATCACCGATGAGACGACGAAGTGGTATCTCGACGACATGCGCGCGGTGGGGGCGATGGACCCGGATCAAATGCCGCGCGCGACCGAGTTCATCGGTGCAATGATCACGATGATCGAGGGGCTGGTTGAGAGCGGCCACGCCTATGCGGCAGAGGGCCATGTGCTGTTTTCCGTCGAAAGCTATAAGGACTATGGCAAGCTGTCGGGCCGCTCCATCGACGATATGATCGCCGGCGCCCGCGTCGAAGTGGCGCCCTACAAACGCAACCCGATGGATTTCGTGCTTTGGAAGCCGTCCTCGGACGATCTTCCGGGCTGGGACAGCCCGTGGGGCCGGGGACGTCCGGGGTGGCACATCGAATGTTCGGCGATGTCGTATGAGCTTTTGGGCGAGACTTTTGATATTCACGGCGGCGGCAACGATTTGATGTTCCCGCACCACGAAAACGAGATTGCGCAAAGTTGCTGCGCCCATCCGCAGGGCGGGTTTGCGCGCTACTGGCTGCACAACGAGATGTTGCAGGTCGAGGGCAAGAAAATGTCCAAGTCTCTGGGCAATTTCTTTACCGTGCGGGATTTGTTGGACGGCCATGACGGGATGCCGGGCGTGCCTGGGGAAGTGATCCGGTTCGTCTTCCTCTCGACGCACTACCGCAAGCCGATGGACTGGACGGCGGAAAAGGCGGAGCAGGCGAAGGCGACGTTGAAGAAGTGGCGCAAGATGACGCATAGGGTGGCCGCAAGTGAACCAGCGCCCGAAGTGGTCACTGCGCTGGCTGATGATCTGAACACGGCGGGGGCGATTTCGGTGCTGCACGGGATCGACGATCCGGCTGTGTTGCTTGCCTCCGCCAATCTTCTCGGCCTTCTGACGCCAGAACTAGGTGGCTGGGAAGAAACGGGCGTGGACCTGACTGCCTACGCCGATCACCTCTCCTCTCTCCGCCAAACCGCCATGGAAACCAAAGACTTCTCCGCCGTTGACGCGATGAAAACCGCGCTTCTGGATGCGGGTGTCGAGGTGCGCATGTCGAAAACCGGGGTCGAGCTGGAACCGGGGCCGAATTTAGACGCGGCGAAACTGGAGGGGCTGTTGTCATGA
- a CDS encoding isocitrate lyase/phosphoenolpyruvate mutase family protein — protein MTQTTFRDLHRPGQPFLLANAWDAGSARVLAGLGAQAIATSSAAQAFTLGRPDGGTISRDEALAHAQDLVAAVSVPVSGDFENGFSNDPDEVAQTVKLAYEAGLSGISIEDTAFPKAGAREFDLAVECIKAAVSAAHALPGDFVLVARADGVMNGDYDLDEALRRIRAFDAAGADCLYVPCPGTIEDLKTVVAATGKPVNALPVGPLQNLTRADFAALGVARISLGSLLARSIHERLISNAEDILSQGVFSTCTPAGSDRVDALLAKGARHE, from the coding sequence ATGACCCAGACGACATTCAGAGACCTCCACCGCCCCGGCCAGCCCTTTCTCCTCGCCAACGCCTGGGACGCCGGATCGGCGCGCGTGTTGGCGGGACTGGGCGCGCAGGCGATTGCCACCTCGTCGGCCGCACAGGCCTTTACCCTCGGGCGCCCCGATGGCGGCACGATCAGCCGCGACGAGGCACTGGCCCATGCGCAGGACCTCGTGGCCGCCGTCTCCGTGCCGGTCTCCGGCGATTTCGAGAACGGGTTTTCCAATGATCCCGACGAGGTCGCGCAGACCGTAAAACTGGCCTATGAGGCTGGATTGTCGGGGATTTCCATCGAGGACACGGCGTTTCCAAAGGCTGGCGCACGGGAGTTTGATCTGGCGGTCGAGTGTATCAAAGCCGCCGTGAGCGCCGCCCACGCCCTGCCCGGAGATTTCGTTTTGGTGGCCCGCGCCGACGGCGTGATGAATGGCGATTACGATCTGGACGAGGCCCTGCGGCGCATCCGCGCCTTTGACGCAGCGGGGGCGGATTGCCTCTACGTGCCCTGTCCCGGCACCATCGAGGACCTCAAAACCGTGGTGGCGGCCACCGGGAAACCGGTGAACGCCCTGCCCGTCGGTCCGCTGCAAAACCTCACCCGCGCCGATTTTGCCGCCCTCGGCGTGGCGCGCATTTCGCTTGGCTCTTTGCTGGCGCGATCCATTCACGAGCGGCTGATTTCGAACGCCGAAGACATCCTGAGCCAAGGCGTCTTTTCCACCTGCACCCCCGCCGGATCGGACCGGGTGGATGCGCTTCTCGCCAAAGGAGCCCGCCATGAGTGA
- the mazG gene encoding nucleoside triphosphate pyrophosphohydrolase produces MSDPIHNVPQGIEQLLEIMRRLRDPEGGCPWDIEQDFATISPYTIEEAYEVDDAIARGDMEDLKSELGDLLFQSVFQAQIASDKGLFDFHDVAQAIASKMISRHPHVFGDESNQKSPEQQTKDWEVEKAKERARRGEHRVLDGVAMGLPALMRAQKLQKRAARVGFDWPDTSHVLDKIREEAAELEEARDRLTKDEVFEEFGDLLFVVVNLGRHLGVDAEEALRSCNAKFTRRFNAVEDELKAKGKTPADSDLAEMDALWDKAKADEKAARKQT; encoded by the coding sequence ATGAGTGATCCCATTCACAACGTCCCGCAAGGCATTGAGCAGCTTTTGGAAATCATGCGCCGGTTGCGCGACCCGGAGGGCGGCTGTCCCTGGGACATCGAGCAGGATTTCGCGACCATCTCGCCTTACACCATTGAGGAGGCCTATGAGGTCGACGACGCCATCGCGCGCGGTGATATGGAGGATCTGAAATCCGAGCTGGGGGACCTGTTGTTCCAGTCGGTGTTTCAGGCGCAGATTGCCTCTGACAAGGGGCTTTTCGACTTTCACGACGTCGCGCAAGCAATTGCTTCCAAAATGATTTCCCGACATCCCCATGTTTTTGGTGACGAGAGCAATCAAAAGTCGCCCGAACAACAGACCAAGGATTGGGAGGTCGAAAAGGCCAAGGAGCGCGCGCGCCGAGGCGAACACCGGGTGCTCGACGGCGTGGCCATGGGCCTGCCTGCTTTGATGCGCGCGCAGAAGCTGCAAAAGCGAGCGGCGCGTGTGGGCTTTGACTGGCCGGATACCTCACATGTTCTGGACAAAATCCGCGAGGAAGCCGCCGAATTGGAAGAGGCGCGCGACAGGTTGACGAAAGACGAGGTCTTCGAGGAATTCGGAGATTTGCTCTTTGTCGTGGTCAATCTGGGGCGGCATTTGGGTGTGGACGCCGAAGAGGCGCTGCGTTCCTGTAATGCCAAATTCACGCGTCGCTTCAATGCAGTCGAAGACGAACTTAAGGCAAAAGGCAAGACCCCTGCGGATAGCGATCTTGCCGAAATGGATGCGCTTTGGGACAAAGCGAAGGCTGATGAGAAGGCGGCCCGAAAGCAAACGTGA
- a CDS encoding Fe(3+) ABC transporter substrate-binding protein, translating into MTALKLALPLSLLASSAFADVNVYSYRQPELIQPLVDAFTEETGIQVNVAYIEKGLTERLKAEGDRSPADVILTVDISRLAEAVEAGVTQPLMTETLSQNIPAEFHDPEGNWWGITSRARIVYASKERVAEGEVTTYEDLADPKWKGRICTRSGLHTYMIGLTSAYLAHHGPEETKAWLEGLKANLARKPQGNDRAQVKAIWAGECDISLGNTYYMGAMLADEEQQEWANSVRLDFPRFDVEGGGTHVNISGVALTKSSKNTEEAVQFIEFLTSKHAQEIYAEVNSEYPVVPGTEASDLVKSWGELHPDNIPLARLADERAEALRLTEEVDYDG; encoded by the coding sequence ATGACCGCGCTCAAACTCGCTCTCCCCCTGTCTCTCTTGGCCTCTTCTGCATTTGCAGACGTCAATGTCTATTCCTATCGCCAGCCGGAGCTGATCCAGCCGCTGGTCGATGCCTTCACCGAAGAAACCGGCATTCAGGTCAACGTGGCCTATATCGAAAAAGGTCTGACCGAACGCCTCAAGGCCGAAGGTGACCGCTCGCCTGCTGACGTGATCCTGACCGTCGACATCTCACGTCTGGCCGAGGCTGTCGAGGCTGGCGTAACTCAGCCGCTGATGACCGAAACGCTGTCGCAAAACATCCCCGCTGAATTCCATGACCCGGAAGGCAATTGGTGGGGCATCACCTCACGCGCGCGGATCGTTTACGCCTCGAAAGAGCGCGTCGCCGAGGGCGAAGTGACCACCTACGAAGACCTCGCCGATCCGAAATGGAAAGGCCGCATCTGCACTCGCTCCGGCCTGCACACTTATATGATCGGCCTGACCTCTGCCTATCTCGCACATCACGGCCCTGAGGAAACCAAAGCTTGGCTCGAAGGGCTCAAGGCCAACCTCGCCCGCAAACCCCAGGGCAACGACCGCGCACAGGTCAAGGCGATCTGGGCCGGCGAATGCGACATCTCTCTGGGCAACACCTATTACATGGGTGCAATGCTGGCCGATGAGGAACAGCAGGAATGGGCCAACTCTGTGCGCCTCGACTTCCCGCGTTTTGACGTCGAGGGCGGCGGCACACATGTGAACATCTCCGGCGTTGCACTGACGAAATCGTCGAAGAACACCGAGGAAGCCGTTCAATTCATAGAATTCCTGACCTCCAAACACGCGCAGGAAATCTACGCCGAGGTGAATTCCGAATACCCCGTCGTGCCGGGCACGGAAGCCTCCGACCTGGTGAAAAGCTGGGGCGAGCTGCACCCGGACAACATCCCGCTGGCGCGCCTCGCCGATGAACGCGCAGAAGCCTTGCGCCTGACCGAAGAAGTCGATTACGACGGCTGA
- a CDS encoding GNAT family N-acetyltransferase, which translates to MTDMTERKFDIAVLTAASALPPLTLRAMEQVDLPGLLDMIRDLQMVTKDQLQLDEDALIDLLYASSPWARVLVAEQNGDLIGYTVLVGGLQLSPIDRAMQMHHLYVRPDYRGEGVARALTQAARSVAHHLGCGTLSVGILSTSETAKAAYRAVGFARPSLRSPHYEMALA; encoded by the coding sequence ATGACCGACATGACAGAGCGCAAATTCGACATCGCGGTCCTCACCGCCGCATCGGCCCTCCCGCCCCTGACCCTCCGCGCGATGGAACAGGTGGATTTGCCGGGCCTGCTCGACATGATCCGTGACCTTCAAATGGTGACCAAGGATCAATTGCAGCTCGATGAGGATGCGCTGATCGACCTGCTCTATGCCTCCTCGCCTTGGGCCCGCGTTTTGGTCGCCGAGCAGAATGGCGATCTGATCGGCTACACCGTGCTGGTCGGCGGGCTGCAACTGAGCCCCATCGACCGCGCCATGCAGATGCATCACCTCTATGTCCGACCCGACTATCGCGGTGAAGGTGTTGCGCGCGCCTTGACCCAGGCGGCCCGGTCCGTGGCGCATCACCTGGGCTGTGGCACCTTGAGTGTCGGCATCCTGAGCACCTCGGAAACCGCCAAGGCCGCCTATCGCGCTGTCGGCTTCGCGCGCCCTTCCCTACGGTCTCCGCATTACGAAATGGCGCTTGCCTGA
- a CDS encoding GNAT family N-acetyltransferase — protein MTLLTKITTPKDSLTIRRARWGDKDALLEMIHALAHHHGDEPELDLPGLIDLMRADLPWLRLLVAERDGALVGYAGLVGGVRLHHGQKTLDLHHLYIAKEARGQGVGRALIAEAKAAAIAMGSHSLTVGTQDHNLLAQATYRACGFEPQTLTGKRFQMILKADEVAP, from the coding sequence ATGACCCTACTGACAAAGATTACCACCCCGAAGGACAGCCTCACGATCCGACGCGCGCGTTGGGGCGACAAGGATGCGCTTTTGGAGATGATCCACGCGCTGGCACATCATCACGGCGATGAGCCGGAGCTGGACCTGCCCGGCCTCATCGATTTGATGCGCGCCGATCTGCCGTGGTTGCGGCTTTTGGTGGCGGAGCGCGATGGCGCGCTGGTCGGTTACGCCGGATTGGTCGGCGGTGTGCGCCTGCACCATGGCCAGAAAACGCTGGACCTACATCATCTTTACATCGCCAAAGAGGCGCGCGGCCAAGGCGTCGGGCGGGCGTTGATTGCCGAGGCGAAAGCCGCCGCCATTGCCATGGGATCCCACAGCCTGACGGTTGGCACGCAGGACCACAATCTGCTCGCACAGGCCACCTATCGTGCTTGCGGCTTTGAACCGCAAACCCTCACCGGCAAACGGTTTCAGATGATTTTGAAAGCAGATGAAGTCGCGCCTTAG